One Longimicrobiaceae bacterium DNA segment encodes these proteins:
- a CDS encoding glycosyltransferase, whose amino-acid sequence MKLVVFGLSISSSWGNGHATTYRALLRAFAARGHEVVFYEWDAPWYGGEHRDLPQPDFCTLTLYRDWSTTRRAAIAEALEADATLVGSYVHEGPRVIDDLASAGVDPLFFYDIDTPVTVAALRSGGAEYLRPDQVPLFAGYFSFTGGPFLHEVLEGELGARRAIPLYCSVDAERYRPVAPDAKLASDLAYMGTYAPDRQPVLERFLVDVAKRLPARRFIVAGPQYPADLQWPRNVRHMAHLPPSRHPAFYSTAAWQLNATRADMVAAGWSPSVRLFEAAACGAAMISDRWPGIDAFF is encoded by the coding sequence ATGAAGCTCGTCGTCTTCGGCCTCTCCATCTCATCCAGCTGGGGCAACGGGCACGCGACCACGTACCGCGCCCTGCTGCGCGCCTTCGCCGCCCGAGGGCACGAGGTGGTGTTCTACGAGTGGGACGCGCCCTGGTACGGCGGCGAGCACCGCGACCTGCCGCAGCCGGACTTCTGCACGCTCACGCTCTACCGCGACTGGAGCACCACGCGCCGGGCCGCCATCGCCGAGGCGCTGGAGGCGGACGCCACGCTCGTCGGCTCGTACGTGCACGAGGGGCCGCGCGTGATCGACGACCTTGCGTCCGCCGGCGTGGACCCGCTGTTCTTCTACGACATCGACACGCCGGTCACCGTGGCGGCTCTGCGCTCCGGCGGCGCGGAGTACCTTCGGCCGGACCAGGTGCCGCTCTTCGCCGGCTACTTCTCGTTCACCGGCGGCCCCTTCCTGCACGAGGTCCTGGAGGGCGAGCTGGGCGCGCGCCGGGCCATCCCCCTGTACTGCTCGGTAGATGCGGAGCGCTACCGCCCCGTGGCGCCGGACGCGAAGCTCGCGTCGGACCTCGCGTACATGGGCACCTACGCACCCGACCGCCAGCCGGTGCTGGAGCGCTTCCTTGTGGACGTGGCCAAGCGCCTGCCGGCCAGGCGCTTCATCGTCGCCGGCCCGCAGTACCCGGCGGACCTGCAATGGCCGCGGAACGTGCGCCACATGGCCCACCTTCCACCGTCGCGCCACCCCGCGTTCTACTCGACCGCGGCGTGGCAGCTCAACGCGACGCGGGCGGACATGGTCGCGGCGGGCTGGTCGCCGTCCGTGCGCCTGTTCGAGGCGGCGGCTTGCGGCGCGGCCATGATCAGCGACCGCTGGCCCGGCATCGACGCCTTCTTC
- a CDS encoding glycosyltransferase, whose translation MRLTFFGSSLVSSYWNGAATYYRGLLRALHGLGHEIVFCEPDAYGRQQNRDLAEDPPYARVVVYTTAEERDALVEEAFASSDWVVKCSGVGVWDAELEDAVASRSGGETRTAFLDVDAPATLGRIGADAADPFRACIPLFDHVFTYGGGPPVVEAYERWGAKACTPVYNALDPDEHRPLERAAQPEFDLLFMGNRLPDREARVDEFFFRAASLCPDARFALGGEGWGDKAMPANVTYLGHVPTARHNAVNASARLILNVHRDSMVENGWSPATRMFEAAGAAACQVTDAWRGIEEFFAPGDEILVAADAEGVAEWVRSVDAGDARRIGQAARRRALADHTYAQRALLLDSILRAPVEAAA comes from the coding sequence ATGCGCCTGACCTTCTTCGGATCGTCTCTCGTGTCGTCGTACTGGAACGGCGCGGCCACGTACTACCGCGGCCTGCTGCGCGCGCTGCACGGCCTAGGGCACGAGATCGTGTTCTGCGAGCCCGACGCGTACGGCCGCCAGCAGAACCGCGACCTGGCCGAAGATCCGCCCTACGCCCGCGTCGTCGTCTACACGACCGCCGAGGAACGCGACGCGCTGGTCGAGGAGGCGTTCGCATCTTCCGACTGGGTCGTGAAGTGCAGCGGCGTGGGCGTGTGGGACGCGGAGCTGGAGGATGCGGTCGCGTCGCGCTCCGGCGGCGAGACGCGCACGGCGTTCCTGGACGTGGACGCGCCAGCGACTCTCGGCCGCATCGGCGCCGACGCGGCGGACCCGTTCCGCGCGTGCATCCCGCTCTTCGACCACGTCTTCACCTACGGCGGCGGCCCGCCCGTGGTAGAAGCGTACGAGCGGTGGGGCGCCAAGGCGTGCACGCCCGTCTACAACGCGCTGGACCCGGACGAGCACCGCCCGCTGGAGCGCGCGGCCCAGCCGGAGTTCGACCTGCTGTTCATGGGCAATCGCCTGCCGGACCGCGAGGCGCGCGTGGACGAGTTCTTCTTCCGCGCCGCGTCGCTGTGCCCCGATGCGCGCTTCGCCCTGGGCGGCGAGGGCTGGGGCGACAAGGCGATGCCTGCGAACGTGACGTACCTGGGCCACGTGCCCACCGCGCGCCACAACGCGGTGAACGCGTCCGCGCGGCTGATCCTGAACGTCCACCGCGACAGCATGGTGGAGAACGGCTGGTCGCCCGCCACGCGCATGTTCGAGGCGGCGGGCGCCGCGGCTTGCCAGGTCACCGACGCGTGGCGCGGCATCGAGGAGTTCTTCGCGCCCGGCGACGAGATCCTGGTCGCTGCCGACGCGGAGGGCGTGGCGGAGTGGGTGCGGAGTGTGGACGCGGGGGATGCGCGGCGGATCGGGCAGGCGGCGCGGCGGCGCGCGCTGGCGGACCACACGTATGCGCAGCGGGCGCTGCTGCTGGACTCCATCCTCCGCGCGCCGGTGGAGGCTGCCGCATGA
- a CDS encoding glycosyltransferase: protein MRFVFFIHSAVSDWNHGNAHFVRGLMTALARRGHTVDSWEPRGAWSVENLLADHGVGPIVDFARAFPEIAVHSYDGEGAGLEDEVAAAVAGADVVIVHEWNTPRVANTVAAVARRQGSVVLFHDTHHRPWSDPDAIARFDLAAFDGVLAFGDVLRDIYRERFGVERAWTFHEAADVERFRPLNREKTQDVAWIGNWGDGERTEELRAFWLDSARAMPELRFVAHGVRYPAEALAELADAGVEFRGWAPSLRVPEVFAASRVTLHVPRRAYVQALRGIPTIRVFEALACGIPLVSAPWLDAERLFRPGDYASVETPREMREQLLRFACDDDARLEQAARGLETILARHTCGHRADELLSIVAALQSAGASASPVRVSGDAHLADAERRASTDGVSVDAHPASPAAVTSTNGVSAEAHPSDGVAASASSERMPVDDAHPTITADALASANALASAGASSSTETVGVSASPATTAASASTESTSAAEAACA from the coding sequence ATGAGATTCGTCTTCTTCATCCATTCCGCCGTGTCCGACTGGAACCACGGCAACGCCCACTTCGTGCGCGGCCTGATGACGGCGCTCGCGCGGCGGGGGCACACCGTGGATTCGTGGGAGCCGCGCGGCGCGTGGAGCGTGGAGAACCTGCTGGCGGACCACGGCGTGGGGCCCATCGTCGATTTCGCGCGGGCGTTCCCGGAGATCGCCGTGCACAGCTACGACGGCGAGGGGGCCGGGCTGGAGGACGAGGTCGCCGCCGCGGTGGCCGGCGCGGACGTGGTGATCGTGCACGAGTGGAACACGCCGCGCGTGGCCAACACCGTCGCAGCCGTCGCGCGGCGGCAGGGTTCCGTGGTGCTCTTCCACGACACGCACCACCGGCCGTGGAGCGATCCCGACGCCATCGCCCGCTTCGACCTGGCGGCGTTCGACGGGGTGCTCGCGTTCGGCGACGTGCTGCGCGACATCTACCGCGAGCGGTTCGGCGTGGAGCGCGCGTGGACCTTCCACGAGGCGGCCGACGTGGAGCGCTTCCGGCCGCTGAACCGCGAGAAGACGCAGGACGTGGCTTGGATCGGCAACTGGGGCGACGGGGAGCGGACGGAGGAGCTGCGGGCGTTCTGGCTCGATTCGGCGCGGGCGATGCCGGAGCTGCGCTTCGTCGCGCACGGCGTGCGCTATCCCGCCGAGGCGCTGGCGGAGCTGGCGGATGCTGGGGTGGAGTTCCGCGGCTGGGCGCCGTCCCTGCGCGTGCCGGAGGTGTTCGCCGCCAGCCGCGTCACGCTGCACGTCCCCCGGCGCGCGTACGTGCAGGCGCTGCGCGGCATCCCCACCATCCGCGTGTTCGAGGCGCTGGCGTGCGGCATCCCGCTCGTCTCGGCGCCGTGGCTGGACGCGGAGCGCCTGTTCCGCCCCGGCGACTACGCGAGCGTAGAGACGCCGCGGGAGATGCGCGAGCAGCTTCTCCGCTTCGCCTGCGACGACGACGCGCGGCTGGAGCAGGCAGCGCGCGGCCTGGAAACCATCCTCGCGCGCCACACCTGCGGCCACCGCGCGGACGAGCTGCTCTCCATCGTCGCCGCCCTCCAATCCGCCGGCGCGTCCGCATCCCCCGTCCGCGTGTCTGGAGATGCGCATCTCGCCGATGCCGAGCGTCGTGCATCCACCGACGGAGTTTCGGTAGATGCACATCCCGCCAGCCCCGCTGCGGTCACATCGACCAACGGCGTTTCGGCAGAAGCGCATCCGTCGGACGGCGTCGCCGCGTCCGCATCTTCCGAACGGATGCCGGTAGATGACGCGCATCCGACGATCACTGCGGACGCGCTCGCATCGGCCAATGCGCTTGCATCTGCCGGCGCGAGCTCATCTACCGAAACCGTGGGCGTCTCCGCATCTCCCGCAACGACGGCGGCATCCGCGTCGACCGAGTCCACTTCCGCAGCCGAGGCCGCATGCGCCTGA